The Pontibacter sp. SGAir0037 DNA segment TCCAGTACTCTTAGCCGGAGCCTTTCTGTCTGTAGCTGCTCTTTAAATAATACTCCCATGCTTATACCACTCTTTGTGAAGCATACGATTTACAACCAGGTATTAGCTACCTTCAACCAGCTAAATGTAACGAATTAAACGGCAGCAGCCATTTTGCATCATGCTAATCCATACAGGCTGACGCTTATTAAAATTTCATTAAAATTATTTATAAATAATCAATTATATAAAAATAAGCGACATTAATTTTGACAATGAAAATAAAACAAATACATTTGCACACACCTAAACAACAGTGTAGGGTGTTGAAATTGGCAGACAAGCCCTCCTATCTCGGGGGTGGAGGTCATAGAATAAAGCAAGCTATTTGTCTAACTACTCCGTGGAGGTTCGACTCCTCCCCCTACAGCAGAAAGGCCGCTCTCACTTACAGTGAGGCGGCCTTTTCATTAACCCATTATCAGAAAACTGCCATAACAAACTATTCCCGATAATCAATTTAAAATAACAACTCAAGCTGTTATATTGTATCTGTAACAGGTACTCCAGAAAGCAGCTTAAACAAAGTGGAACACCCAGCACACCTACAGACAAAAGCACCACTCAAAACACGCATTGCCCCTACCCCCAGTGGTTACCTGCACCTCGGCAATGTATTGTCTTTTGCCATTACCTGGGCACTCGCACGCCAGCAGCAGGGAGAGCTGGTGCTTCGTATAGATGATATTGATAATGAACGGGTAAGGTCAGCCTATGTAGAGGACATCTTCGAAACGCTGGATTTTTTAGGCATTGATTACGACGAAGGCCCTATAGATGCGCCGGATTTCTACCGGCACTACTCACAGCACCACCGCCTCGACCTGTATAATAACACCCTTGACCAACTGGCTCAGCAACGCCTGGTTTATGCCTGCCTCTATTCCCGCACCCAAATAAAGGTTCGCTCTGCGAAAGGCGATTATCCTCTCACCTGCCGCTCCAGGCAACTTGCCTTGGATACACCCAACAGTGCCTGGCGCCTGCTTATACCGGAAGACACAACAATTGCCTTTCAAGACCTTTTGCTAGGCGAAACAACTGTGCCTTTGTTTAACAAAATGCCAGATTTTGTGGTACGCCGTAAAAACAAACTCCCTTCTTACCAGGTAGCTTCTTTTTGCGATGATGTTTTGATGGGTATAAACACGATAGTACGGGGCAGCGATTTACTTACCTCTACAGCAGCTCAGCTTTTTATTGCGCGGCAGACTGGCACAGCCACATTTGCTGCGATTAATTTTATACATCACCCCCTTATTCAGGAAGAAAATGGCAACAAACTATCCAAATCCCATGGCTCGCTTTCGATTAACCAGATGCGCCGGAACGGTTTAAAAGCAGCTGATATCTGGCAAACTTTAGGAAACTTGCTGGGCTGGCAGGAAAACCCGATAACAGACTCAAATACTTTTCTGCAACGGTTTAAACTGGAAGATGTAAAGCTGAAAGCTGCTACTTTACCTACGGCTTTCTGAAGGCACTATACCTTAGCACTCTTTTCCGGTTGCTCTTCCGGCTGATTTACCAGCCTGTTCAGCGTTTTATCATAATTAGGATGCGTGGTTTTCATAAGTTCGTCCCAAACACGCAGGTACAACCCATAGTTGCCTTTGAAATACTTATGATGCATGTTATGATTGGTAGAAGTATTAAGCCACTTGCCAAGACGGCTATGTACCAGCCAGCGCGGGTAAATCTCATAGCCTAAATGGCCATACACGTTATACACCGTCATAAAAAGCAGAAAGGCCAGTATAGCGTATGTGTGCATGGGTATCAGCAGCACAATTACAAAAATAATTCCGCCTTCTACCAGTGCCTCCAGCGGGCTGAAAGAGAATGCCGCCCAGGGCGAAGGATTAACAGATCGGTGGTGTGTCAGGTGAAACCATTTAAAAAGCCTGGGGTGGTGCATCAGGCGGTGGGTCCAGTAGAAATACGTATCATGGATCAGCAGGGCCAGCACAATGCTTAATCCAAAATACCACCAGCTATACTCACTTAGATCGGTATAGATTTTTGTGTATGGCCTTACCGCTGAAGATGAAAGTATGATTGCTATAGTGGCAAAGGCAAAGAAGGTAAGAAAAGAATAACCTACTTCCCGCATGTAATCCTTGCGTTTCGGAAACAAGGACTGAATCTTGAGCCTGGAAAACTTTGACGGAAAAAAGATATAAAACAATAAAAAGGCCCCTCCGGCCACAATTATATAGCGAGCTGCCAGTATGGCGTACATTAACCAAAAATAAGTGTTCATCGCTTTTACTTCCATAGATAAAATACCTGCCTGTAAAATTACAGCCTCTCCACAAAAACGATAAAAAAGTATAAATAAGTTTATTCTTTAAGTGGATTCTACTTCACAATTTCTATAAAAACAAAAGAGCAGGCATTATACATGCCTGCTCTTTTATGTAAGCATTACAACTTACGTCTTCACCTGTATCAATGGCTATATCTTATTACCGGACTTCACTGAAACAGGCACTTCCAGATTTTCCCAGCGCAGCACAAAGCCGTTATTCGTTACGTCGTAAGCAAGTCTTTCGCTCATAGAGGCCGCTTTACGGGGTTTAGTGGTTACCCGCAATTGGTCTTGCTTTTCGTCATACTGTGTGCCCCACTGCTTTGCTACTTTATTAAAGATAATCGTCCACTGGGCCTCGCCTGGTATGGCATACAGGCTGTATGTACCTGCAGGCAGGTTTTCACCTTCCACCATTACATCTTTGTCTACAGTAAAGGTAGTTGCCTCATTAGCACCTGCACGCCAAACTTTACCATACGGCACAAGTTCTCCCCATACAGTACGGCCTTTTACACCTGGGCTGCTATAGTTAATAGTTATGTTAGCTTCCCCAACCTTACCGGAAGCGGAAGCAGAAGGGCTTGGCTTGCTTGCATTAGCATTCTGAGCCCACGATACAGTAGTGAGCAGCATACTTACCAGCAGTACTGCTGCAAAACTTAAAACAGAGTTCTTCTTCATGGTTTATTTTGTTTTGAATTTGTATGAAAAGATAGAGCTTTCTTATCAGAAATCCGTCACCAGACACCATATATTATCTGAAGCTACTCAACAACTCATGCTTTTGCAGCACCTTTGTTCGAACGCATACCACCTTTCGTACCTGTAATGATTTTACAGTTTACCATTTTCAGTAAAAAAAATTTCAATCTTTCAAGCTCGACAAACTACTTTATTCCTCCTTTCAGACTTTTACCAGTTATACAACGTGAGCAATTAATCACTTATAAAACAATGAGTTAGATACTCTTCCCATTAATTTTCCTCCTTGTTTCAACATCCTTATAAATATGTTAAGCATGTTTACTTATTGTTGAAACAAAAATAATTTTAAATAATTTTTGTTAAAATATTTGCAATTACGATTTCAGTGTGTACCTTTACATCATCAGAATAAAACAACACAATGTAGGGTGTTGAAACTGGCAGACAAGCCCTCCTATCTCGGGGGTGGAGAATCTGGGATAAAGCAACTTTTGAACTAACACTAGTACCAAGATATTTGCCTAACTACTCCGTGGAGGTTCGATTCCTCCCCCTACAGCAACAAAAAGCCTCCTCAAGAGAAATCTTGAGGAGGCTTTTTTATGGGCTATAACTTAGCTGCTACTGCCACTCTATGTTTATAATAGTATATACGCTGTTAAAGTGCCGTTTCTTGTTTAGCAAAGCCACTGCTTGGCACTTTGTCTTCGGCTCCTGCAACAACTGGTTTCGCTGTTTTTCTACCATACCAGTTTTTAATCAACTGCATGGATGGCTGCTCCACATAGGTAGTAATAAGATAGGCACAGGCTATACTGAACAGAATTGGCGGTACAATTACGAACACGCTGTTTCCGAAATATTCTTTTGTATAGTTTAAAATGATGTATCCAATAAACTGATGGAATAAGTACAGCGAATAAGAGATACTACCCAAAAAAGTAAAGGGCTTATTAATCAGGAAATCCAGTTTACCACTTATACCAAGATAGAATATAGCATAGATACCAGCCACTATCGCCATATCAGCTAATCCTTTTTTTGCATAAATAGACAGGGCAAGGGCCAGCGAAAGAGCAAGACAGGCTAAGATTGTCTTCTTTTTTTCTGGCTCAAATTTCAGGAGGTAAAACAGGATACCGGAATAAAAGAACACCCCGTAGTAGAGGTTCAGAATGGCATTGAAATGTTTTATTTCGAAAACATGCACGTTTATGAAGCTCAAAGCCATCCAGGCTATTCCGATGTACAGCATCTTGTCCAGCTTCTTAACCATAAAAATCCCGAGCAGCATCAGGTAAAACATCCACTCCTGAAAAAGGGTCCAGTATACCCAGTCGACGTTTGGCACCCCTACCAGCTTCTGGAACATCGTCAAGTTTACCAGCATTTCACTAAAGGAAGTCTCAAACCCAGGCAGCCCGAAAAGCTGTACACACAGGAAAGTAGCCAACACACTTATCCAGTAAGCCGGGTATAACCTTCCGGCTCTCTTTATCAGAAATTCTTTGCTACTGGTAATTTTTCTGAAGCTGAAAAAGATCACAAACCCACTTATCATAAAAAAGAGCTCCACGCCATAGTTTCCGTAATTAATATCAAAGGCAGGTGAGAAGTTATGGCCGAAAACATCCCGGTAAGTGGCTGTGTAATGAAAAAGAACAACAAAAAGCGCAGCAAATCCTCTTAAGGAATCTAAAAATAAAAATCTGTTCATGCTACAAGTATCCCTCGGTATCTACGTATCTTCCTGCTTGCACAGGACTTCACTCTATATTGGAGTATCTGAAATTTTATAGTATAATCCGTTTATTTCTATACAATACCTTAGTTTTAGAAGTTAGGTTAAGGTTAAAGACCAGTATTTTTATGCATCAAGGAATATTTGCAGACTATCTTAATTTTATATATATACATACAGGAATAGTTTAATAACAAGCTTAATTTGTTTAATCGTTAAACTGCTTCTTATACAACAACTTCCGGCCTCAACAGTAAAATATAAGGCGCTACCTTTACCTGTTAAACCTCTTGTGCTATGTCAAAAGTAAATCCCGCTGCCTCAGCACTTATCCCTCAGATCGGAACTGATGAGACAACAAAGCAGCTATCTAAACTTCAACAGCAGTTTAACAAAAAAATTAACCAGATAAACAAGCTCAAGCAGGCGATGGCGGAGCGGGAGGAACTTCTTGCACAGGGGCGAAAACACATGCAAAAAGAGCTCCAGCCACTTATTGCTCAGATTGTGGCAAAGCGGGTAGAGCTGGTATACCTGCTGGACAGCTCCTACGACATGAGCTTTTTCAGAAAAAGAGAAAAGCAGAAACTAGCTGATCTTATAGTAAGTATCTCCGAAGAACTGATAGATGCCTACGACAAAGAAGAACTGGTTGACCTGCACGACAAATACGCCGAACAGGCGCGTGCGGCAATCACAGCTCAGGACGAAGAAGAAATAAAAGACTTAGCACAGGATATGTTAAGAAACATGTTTGGCGTGGATATAGAGATCAATGATCTGAATGACTTTGAACAGATACAGGCACAACTGGACAAGGAGATGGAGCAACGGGAACAAGAAAGGCAGCAGCGCCAGAAAGCCCGCAAAACCAAAGCACAACAAGCTAAAGAAGATAAAATAAAGGCAGAGCTGAGCAACATCAGCAAAGCCAGCCGCCGCGTGTATACTGAACTTGCCAAACAGCTGCATCCCGATACAGAACAGGATGAGGCCATAAAAGCTCAGAAAGAAGAAACCATGAAAAAAGTAACGCACGCTTACAAGCAAAACGACTTCTTCGAGCTCCTGAAACTACAAATGGAATTTATACAGACCCGGGATAAGGCTTTAGACAGTGTGCCTGAAGACCAGCTAAAGTATTATGTAAAAATCCTTCAGGAGCAGATAAAGGAGCTTCAGGAGGAACAGTATAGCTTCGAATACGGACCTGATGCCGCGTTCTATCACCGCTTTTGCGGCTCTGCGAAACAAATGAATCAAAAGTTCAGGTACGCCAAAGAAGATCTCCAGCTCGAACTGGTACAGCTAAAGCAGGACTTACGCCATTTTACTGATCCGCAGTACCTGCGGGACTTCCTGAAAGAGATACGGTAGTTGAATACACCAGCCAAAGCTGCACAACCTTACTTTTTTGCCCGCATTTCAGACTTTACCTGCAATACCTGGTACACCTCATTTGCCAGTAATGCGGCTCCTTCATCGTTGGGATGCACGCCATCGTATGTTAGATCAGCTTTACCGATAAAAGGAGTATAAAGATCGATGGGTTGTGCTTTCGTTTTTTTGGCTACTTTTTTTAATGTTGGAATGATCTCTTCTTTTACGATACTTTCGGTAATACCCCATTTATCTTCAAACACAGGTATAGGATAACAGATATACACTTTGGGCTTCGATGGCAGATTCTGAAATGATTTTACAAACTCCGTATAATCTTTTTTGAAGTCTTTCTCATGCTGCCAGTTCTGAGGCTTGGAATCATTTGTACCTAATTTGATAATAACTATATCTGGATTCCAGTTAAGCACTTCCTGGTACTTTTCTTCGTTCCAGTAAGGATGATCGCCTTTCTTTAAAAGTGTTCTGCCGCCCAGCCCGTAGTTGTTTACCACATATTCTTCACCCATTAATTCCTGCAGCGCCATCGGATAAGTTTTGCTCAAGCCATACCCTTCGGTGATACTGTTGCCTACACAGGCTACTTTAATTTTTTGCTGTGCAGATACCGAAAGTGAACAAAAGCTCATTAAAGCAGCAATAACAAACGACAGGCTTACATATTTTCTCATACCCTTATAGTTAGTTTGATCCTGATAAAGTAAGAGAAAATACCTGAAAAAATATAATTCCAGAATAATTAAAACTTGAAAACAGAGGTCAGACCCTCCCGGTAAGTCCGGCCTATCGGAATTTCTGTGCCGGCTATGCGCACCTGGTAGCTCTCTATAATATCGATATGCGGCAACGCCACCACATAAGATTTATGTACTCTGACAAACCTGTCGGCAGGAAGAGTGCTTTGCACTTCGCTTAAGCTATTTAATGTGGCTACTTTTTTATCTTTGGTAACAAACGTTACATAATTGCCCGAAGCCTCCAGGTATAGAATTTCTTCCAGTTTCAGTTGATATGTTTGCACGCCACTTTTCACCAGTATAGTTTCTCCTTTGTTACTACCTGTATCTTTCTGCGGCCTGCCTTTCAGTTTAAGCAAGGTAGCCGCTTTATTTACTGCCTTTAAAAACTTCTGAAAATCGATAGGCTTGAGCAGGTAACCAGCCGCTTCCCAATCATAGCTCTCTACAGCGTATTCGGAGTAAGCCGTGGTAAATATTACCAGCGGAGGCTGCTGCTGTGCCTTCAAAAACTCAATACCTGTCAGGTCGGGCATGTTAATATCCAGGAAAACAAGATCTACCTGCTCCTGCTGCAAATATGCCAAGGCATCGATGCTGCTCCTGAAAGTTTGCGCCAACTGCACAGAAGGCACCTTAGCAGCATAATGTGCTATCACGGCAAGCGCTTTCGGTTCATCATCTATGGCAATGCATTTCATATTTGCGGTAAATTAGAAATCATAAATTAAGTTGTAAAATCTCTGTCCGAAAAACGCCGTGCTCCTGGGATCAATAAACCAAAGTTAATGTCTAAGCTCAAAACTCTAAATTCTTTTCCCTTATTGAAGTGCTGTTATAGCTACCTGTGTTTTCTGGAGTTCCAGTCGCAAAACAGTTTTGTAGATATTGTTTTCCTCAGTAATAGAGAGGTTATGGCGACCAGGGTACTGTAGTTGCAGCAATTTTTTAACGTGCTCCAGGCCAAAACCGGCATGTTTTACCGCAGCAGTTTTGTTCTGCCGGTAAATAGTATTTTCTACAGTAAAGAAAAGCTCACTTTCAGTGATTCTTAGCTCAATGAGGATATACGACTCCTGTTTCAGGCTTACCCCGTGCTTAAACGCATTCTCTACAAAGTTGATGAGCAGCATAGGCGAAATACGCACTTGTTGCCTGTCTCCCTCCACATCAAAGCGAATAGTGATTTCTTCCTCGCCTGAAAACCTTAGTTTCTGCAGCTTAATGTAGTTTTCTATATACTCTACCTCCCGCTGCAGCTCGATAAAGGGCACATGGCTTTCATAGATAGAATAGCGCATCAGGTGCGTAAGCTGTGCTATACTTTCGGCCAGTTCATCGGCATTCTTTTCTATTGCCATCGAGAAAAGGTTGTTAAGCGTATTAAACAGAAAGTGCGGGTTCACCTGATTTTTCAGCAGCGCCAGCTCTGCCGCCGTCACATCAAGCTTCTGCAAGCCCTCTTTATCCAGAAGCCACTGTTTGGAAGCCCAGTAGGCATACGAAGCCAGTAAAACAGCCAGGTACACAAAGAAACCATCAGAGACTGGTGAGTAATCAAACCTGATGTAATAGTCTTCCGACAGCATGTTGAGCATACTGTTGGTGCCCCAGGTAAACATCAGCACCTCAATGGTGAAGCACCACCCTAAGCTCACCAGCAATGGCAGCAGGTACTTCCGCTGATAGCCGGAAGCCCTGTACCTGGGGAAAATAAGCAATATGTTTACATAGAAAAAGATTGCCTTGAAAACAAGCAGCAGGAAATAATGCAGCAACTGCTTTTTGTGCAGGCTGGAGAAAATACCAAAATCAGCGAGATATGGGTCGTGTATAAACTCGGTTCTTGTTTTAAAGTAAATAAGCAAGGCAACCACAAACCAGAAAGTAAGGTGAAGCAACAGCTCCACGTGCTTTCGCAGAAACGATAACTTTTTCATAGATACAGGCAGGTTTTAATTCAAAGCTACCACTCTCTCTAAGATATTCTGCATTTGGTTTACAAACAACTTGTTTTTGCATGTGAATGGCTGAAATATCACAAGGCGAGCCTCTGCTGCTACACCGGGTATCAGCCTATAAGAATGCCCCAACCGGCACTGGCTGGGGCACTGTTTCCGGAGGTATTTTTACTCTTTATCGCTCTTGTCGGTTGGTGCGGCTTGCTTATGCATTGTTTCAGCTACCATACTATCCGGCATTACCTTAGTAGCACCTACCATAGCTTTGTTCTTGAGGCCCGATATAATCTCCAGTTTACCGGCCATTAAAGCCTCATACCCATCTCTGGCCACTTTAGCCGGATCAGCCAGGTCTCCGTCCTGCACTATTTTAGATTCTTCCATACTTGCTTTCGAGAAGAATTCAGTGTCAGTAGGACCAGGAAGCAGTTTAGTGATGGTGATGTTAGTGTCTTTTAGCTCGTTCTGAATAGACTCTGTAAAAGTAGTAACAAAGGCTTTAGTGCCATGATATACAGCCTGAAGAGGACCGGGCATTTCGCCTGCGACAGATGTTACCATCAGAATTTTACCTTCGTTGCGGGCTACCATTTCCTGCAGGAAACACTTCGTCAGCACCAGGTAAGCGCCGATGTTCAACTGCAGCATATCCAGCTCTTTGTTAATATCGGTTTTTATAAACTCACCATACTCTCCCTGTGCCGCATCGTTTACCAGCACATCTACCCGAATACCTTTTGACTTCACCTCCTCATACACCTCAAAAGGCGCTTCTCTTTTAAACAGGTCTTTCGAGATAGTTGTTACCTCTATTCTAAACTGCTGCTGTAGCTCTGTGGCTGTTTTAGAAAGCTGATCTTCGCTGCGAGCTACTATAATTAAGTTATACTTGTTCTCTGCAAATATTCTGGCCAGTTCATAGCCAATGCCTTCGGTTGCACCTGTTATCAGGGCATACTTTTGTCCATTTTCCATAGTCGTTAGGTATTGTATGTTATAACTTTATACTTAACGACTTTAACTATTTCTTGTTCAAACGGAAACGCGGTATAAAGTATAACCTAACAGAAAGGATGTAAAGCGCACCAAAGCATGAGCAAGCACATCAGTTTACCTGGTATAACTACTGGAGTCTATCAGCTGGTTTGTTTTGCCATCGTGCACCGCATAGTTAAAGCCCGGATGGATGCAGTAAGAGCCATACTCTCCCTGCTTATTCAGCGCCAGGTAACCTACCTGCAAATCTTTATAATTCTTCTGCTTTCTAACAATGCGGTTCACAGCCTCTTCACATGCTTTTTGTGGTGGATACCCCTGCCGCATCAGCTCCACTACCAGGTGACTGCCAACTGTTTTCATTACGGCTTCTCCCAGACCAGTGGCACAGGCACCCCCCACCTCGTTGTCTACAAACAGAGCGGCTCCTATAATAGGAGAATCGCCTACACGGCCATGCATTTTCCAGGCAGCACCACTGGTGGTACAGGCGCCAGACATATTACCTGCTTCATCCAGGGCCAGCATACTAATCGTGTCGTGGTTTTCTATATTGATAACAGGCTTATAGTTGGCAGTTTTAAGCCACTCTTTCCAGGCCTTCTCTGCTTCTTTTGTAA contains these protein-coding regions:
- a CDS encoding glutamate--tRNA ligase family protein, with the protein product MEHPAHLQTKAPLKTRIAPTPSGYLHLGNVLSFAITWALARQQQGELVLRIDDIDNERVRSAYVEDIFETLDFLGIDYDEGPIDAPDFYRHYSQHHRLDLYNNTLDQLAQQRLVYACLYSRTQIKVRSAKGDYPLTCRSRQLALDTPNSAWRLLIPEDTTIAFQDLLLGETTVPLFNKMPDFVVRRKNKLPSYQVASFCDDVLMGINTIVRGSDLLTSTAAQLFIARQTGTATFAAINFIHHPLIQEENGNKLSKSHGSLSINQMRRNGLKAADIWQTLGNLLGWQENPITDSNTFLQRFKLEDVKLKAATLPTAF
- a CDS encoding sterol desaturase family protein; the protein is MNTYFWLMYAILAARYIIVAGGAFLLFYIFFPSKFSRLKIQSLFPKRKDYMREVGYSFLTFFAFATIAIILSSSAVRPYTKIYTDLSEYSWWYFGLSIVLALLIHDTYFYWTHRLMHHPRLFKWFHLTHHRSVNPSPWAAFSFSPLEALVEGGIIFVIVLLIPMHTYAILAFLLFMTVYNVYGHLGYEIYPRWLVHSRLGKWLNTSTNHNMHHKYFKGNYGLYLRVWDELMKTTHPNYDKTLNRLVNQPEEQPEKSAKV
- a CDS encoding DUF2911 domain-containing protein; the protein is MKKNSVLSFAAVLLVSMLLTTVSWAQNANASKPSPSASASGKVGEANITINYSSPGVKGRTVWGELVPYGKVWRAGANEATTFTVDKDVMVEGENLPAGTYSLYAIPGEAQWTIIFNKVAKQWGTQYDEKQDQLRVTTKPRKAASMSERLAYDVTNNGFVLRWENLEVPVSVKSGNKI
- a CDS encoding acyltransferase, with translation MNRFLFLDSLRGFAALFVVLFHYTATYRDVFGHNFSPAFDINYGNYGVELFFMISGFVIFFSFRKITSSKEFLIKRAGRLYPAYWISVLATFLCVQLFGLPGFETSFSEMLVNLTMFQKLVGVPNVDWVYWTLFQEWMFYLMLLGIFMVKKLDKMLYIGIAWMALSFINVHVFEIKHFNAILNLYYGVFFYSGILFYLLKFEPEKKKTILACLALSLALALSIYAKKGLADMAIVAGIYAIFYLGISGKLDFLINKPFTFLGSISYSLYLFHQFIGYIILNYTKEYFGNSVFVIVPPILFSIACAYLITTYVEQPSMQLIKNWYGRKTAKPVVAGAEDKVPSSGFAKQETAL
- a CDS encoding J domain-containing protein codes for the protein MSKVNPAASALIPQIGTDETTKQLSKLQQQFNKKINQINKLKQAMAEREELLAQGRKHMQKELQPLIAQIVAKRVELVYLLDSSYDMSFFRKREKQKLADLIVSISEELIDAYDKEELVDLHDKYAEQARAAITAQDEEEIKDLAQDMLRNMFGVDIEINDLNDFEQIQAQLDKEMEQREQERQQRQKARKTKAQQAKEDKIKAELSNISKASRRVYTELAKQLHPDTEQDEAIKAQKEETMKKVTHAYKQNDFFELLKLQMEFIQTRDKALDSVPEDQLKYYVKILQEQIKELQEEQYSFEYGPDAAFYHRFCGSAKQMNQKFRYAKEDLQLELVQLKQDLRHFTDPQYLRDFLKEIR
- a CDS encoding GDSL-type esterase/lipase family protein, whose translation is MRKYVSLSFVIAALMSFCSLSVSAQQKIKVACVGNSITEGYGLSKTYPMALQELMGEEYVVNNYGLGGRTLLKKGDHPYWNEEKYQEVLNWNPDIVIIKLGTNDSKPQNWQHEKDFKKDYTEFVKSFQNLPSKPKVYICYPIPVFEDKWGITESIVKEEIIPTLKKVAKKTKAQPIDLYTPFIGKADLTYDGVHPNDEGAALLANEVYQVLQVKSEMRAKK
- a CDS encoding LytTR family DNA-binding domain-containing protein codes for the protein MKCIAIDDEPKALAVIAHYAAKVPSVQLAQTFRSSIDALAYLQQEQVDLVFLDINMPDLTGIEFLKAQQQPPLVIFTTAYSEYAVESYDWEAAGYLLKPIDFQKFLKAVNKAATLLKLKGRPQKDTGSNKGETILVKSGVQTYQLKLEEILYLEASGNYVTFVTKDKKVATLNSLSEVQSTLPADRFVRVHKSYVVALPHIDIIESYQVRIAGTEIPIGRTYREGLTSVFKF
- a CDS encoding sensor histidine kinase, translating into MKKLSFLRKHVELLLHLTFWFVVALLIYFKTRTEFIHDPYLADFGIFSSLHKKQLLHYFLLLVFKAIFFYVNILLIFPRYRASGYQRKYLLPLLVSLGWCFTIEVLMFTWGTNSMLNMLSEDYYIRFDYSPVSDGFFVYLAVLLASYAYWASKQWLLDKEGLQKLDVTAAELALLKNQVNPHFLFNTLNNLFSMAIEKNADELAESIAQLTHLMRYSIYESHVPFIELQREVEYIENYIKLQKLRFSGEEEITIRFDVEGDRQQVRISPMLLINFVENAFKHGVSLKQESYILIELRITESELFFTVENTIYRQNKTAAVKHAGFGLEHVKKLLQLQYPGRHNLSITEENNIYKTVLRLELQKTQVAITALQ
- a CDS encoding SDR family oxidoreductase is translated as MENGQKYALITGATEGIGYELARIFAENKYNLIIVARSEDQLSKTATELQQQFRIEVTTISKDLFKREAPFEVYEEVKSKGIRVDVLVNDAAQGEYGEFIKTDINKELDMLQLNIGAYLVLTKCFLQEMVARNEGKILMVTSVAGEMPGPLQAVYHGTKAFVTTFTESIQNELKDTNITITKLLPGPTDTEFFSKASMEESKIVQDGDLADPAKVARDGYEALMAGKLEIISGLKNKAMVGATKVMPDSMVAETMHKQAAPTDKSDKE
- a CDS encoding N(4)-(beta-N-acetylglucosaminyl)-L-asparaginase, with translation MSSRRKFLIKSLLSTTFLSGVAPLLSTVAGPLTAKAPKKPLVISTWNHGLAANEAAWKVLQAKGRALDAVEAGVRVTEADPKVTTVGYGGWPDREGKVTLDACIMDEEGNCGSVAFLQNIMHPISVARLVMEKTPHVMLVGEGAQQFALSQGFKKQNLLTKEAEKAWKEWLKTANYKPVINIENHDTISMLALDEAGNMSGACTTSGAAWKMHGRVGDSPIIGAALFVDNEVGGACATGLGEAVMKTVGSHLVVELMRQGYPPQKACEEAVNRIVRKQKNYKDLQVGYLALNKQGEYGSYCIHPGFNYAVHDGKTNQLIDSSSYTR